A single Primulina huaijiensis isolate GDHJ02 unplaced genomic scaffold, ASM1229523v2 scaffold205003, whole genome shotgun sequence DNA region contains:
- the LOC140966331 gene encoding probable xyloglucan endotransglucosylase/hydrolase protein 30 gives MGLYATIWDGSEWATSGGKYRANYKYAPFVAEFTDLVLHGCTSDPLEEVIDTGCAEKDSQFDTADFANITPRQRLAMKRFRSKYVYYSYCYDIVRYAVPPPECDVDPTEKRRYKDNGRLRFDKLHRRSYKRRGEIVKAKRYDQNEDDEG, from the coding sequence ATGGGATTATATGCAACCATTTGGGATGGCTCCGAGTGGGCTACTTCCGGTGGCAAGTATAGAGCTAATTACAAGTATGCACCCTTCGTGGCGGAATTCACCGACCTCGTTCTACATGGATGCACGTCGGATCCACTTGAAGAGGTGATCGACACCGGCTGCGCCGAAAAAGATAGCCAATTTGATACTGCTGATTTTGCTAATATAACCCCGAGACAGAGGTTGGCCATGAAAAGATTTAGGAGTAAGTACGTATATTACTCGTACTGTTATGACATCGTGAGGTATGCCGTGCCACCGCCGGAATGTGACGTTGATCCGACTGAGAAGCGGCGGTACAAGGACAATGGACGGTTGAGGTTCGACAAGTTACATAGACGGAGTTACAAGAGAAGAGGGGAGATTGTTAAAGCAAAGCGTTACGATCAAAATGAAGACGATGAAGGCTGA